In one window of Rhinatrema bivittatum chromosome 10, aRhiBiv1.1, whole genome shotgun sequence DNA:
- the BCAR3 gene encoding breast cancer anti-estrogen resistance protein 3 isoform X4 — protein MAKDCNVFKTLTAALCCFYHRKSVIRVKVSESLLQRDGDFLIRDSLSSPGNFVLTCQWKNTPHHFRIHKVAVRLNEACCRVQYQFERESFDTVPALVRYYVGNRKPVSEQSGAVVFQPINRSVPLRCTEERYITSPMGHKEGSDGKMDTLKRHSLGICKGQAQEQSLSRGNLLRNKEKSGSQPASLDHVQDRRRPLKAHQSESYLPIGSRHSSQISGTEAKLCPRSPVFRTGSEPTLSPTTGRRFTYEAPVGEALRGSDSQLCPKPPPKPSKVPSMKTTPPSPASWHSPETNYCELNPADPIDWEGTRPSFCLQGSPVEHQTASEKTGRASLRNSDMSYLNLDSEDSASQSSGDASSEQDEHVFAKPVYETESSFRPNEFESPLLLPENKPLEMLMLRRAKELFTNNHPRIIAKHILKVDCKVARILEVSAEMRKRMGVSSGLELITLPYGHQLRLDIIERHSTMAIGIAVDILGCTGNLEERVATLNKIIQVAVELKDSMGDLYAFSAIMKALDMHQITRLEQTWTSLRHQYTQTAIIYEKQLKPFSKALHEGRAAEGICAPQTNVTVPLLMPLVTLLERQTVIFEGLDMWENNDRGCEIMLNHLEASRLIAQNADRYRTNAERILEGFSPDDEMSDVFKTEFQMRLLWGSKGAQVNQPERYQKFNQILTALSRKLEPPQT, from the exons GTCTCTGAGAGCCTGCTACAGAGAGATGGAGATTTCCTGATCAGGGATTCGCTCTCGAGCCCGGGAAACTTTGTCCTCACCTGCCAGTGGAAGAACACACCTCATCATTTCAGAATCCATAAAGTCGCCGTCAGACTCAACGAGGCCTGCTGCCGGGTCCAGTATCAGTTTGAACGGGAGAGTTTTGACACCGTCCCTGCCCTGGTGAGGTACTATGTGGGGAACCGAAAGCCGGTGTCAGAGCAGAGCGGAGCTGTGGTTTTCCAGCCAATCAACCGAAGCGTCCCCCTGAGGTGCACAGAGGAGCGCTACATAACCTCCCCTATGGGACACAAGGAAGGCAGCGATGGGAAAATGGACACCCTGAAAAGGCACAGCCTCGGTATCTGCAAGGGGCAGGCTCAGGAGCAGAGTTTGAGCAGAGGCAATCTTTTAAG aaacaaagaaaaaagtggCAGCCAGCCGGCTAGCCTGGATCACGTGCAGGACAGGAGACGTCCTTTAAAGGCTCATCAGTCGGAGAGTTATCTTCCCATCG GCTCTAGACACTCATCTCAGATATCGGGAACAGAAGCAAAGTTGTGCCCAAGGTCCCCAGTGTTTAGAACAGGCAGCGAACCAACTCTAAGCCCGACCACGGGCCGGAGATTCACCTACGAGGCTCCTGTCGGGGAAGCTCTGCGCGGATCAGACAGCCAGCTGTGCCCTAAGCCACCGCCCAAACCTAGCAAAGTGCCCTCGATGAAGACGACGCCACCATCTCCCGCAAGCTGGCACAGCCCAGAAACAAACTACTGTGAACTGAACCCTGCCGACCCGATAGACTGGGAAGGAACGAGGCCGTCCTTCTGTCTGCAGGGCAGCCCGGTGGAGCACCAGACGGCGAGTGAAAAGACGGGGCGGGCCTCACTCAGAAACTCCGACATGAGCTACTTAAACCTGGACTCGGAGGACAGTGCTTCCCAGAGCTCGGGGGACGCGTCCTCGGAGCAGGATGAGCACGTGTTTGCCAAGCCGGTGTACGAGACGGAGTCTTCCTTTAGACCCAATGAATTTgaatcccctctcctcctccctgaaAACAAACCTCTAGAAATGCTGATGTTAAGAAGAGCGAAGGAGCTTTTCACCAACAACCATCCAAGGATTATTGCCAAACACATACTTAAAGTGGACTGTAAG gttgccagGATACTGGAGGTCTCTGCGGAGATGAGGAAGCGCATGGGAGTCAGCTCGGGGCTGGAACTTATCACTTTGCCTTACGGACACCAACTGCGCCTGGACATTATCGAAAG ACACAGTACCATGGCAATAGGTATAGCCGTGGATATTCTGGGCTGCACTGGAAATCTGGAGGAGAGGGTTGcgacattaaataaaatcattcAGGTGGCGGTGGAATTGAAAGACTCGATGGGAGACCTGTATGCATTTTCTGCTATCATGAAAGCACTGGATATGCACCAG ATCACGAGGTTAGAGCAAACCTGGACCAGTCTGAGGCATCAGTACACCCAGACGGCAATTATATATGAAAAGCAGTTAAAACCATTTAGCAAAGCTTTACATGAAGGAAGGG CTGCAGAAGGAATATGTGCTCCCCAGACTAACGTAACGGTGCCACTGCTCATGCCTCTGGTAACCCTCCTGGAGCGCCAGACAGTCATCTTTGAAGGACTGGACATGTGGGAAAACAATGACCGGGGCTGTGAAATCATGTTAAATCACCTGGAGGCCTCCCGTCTCATAGCCCAGAACGCTGACAGATACAGAACGAATGCAGAGAGGATCCTGGAAG GTTTCAGCCCAGATGATGAGATGAGTGATGTTTTTAAGACAGAATTTCAGATGAGATTGCTGTGGGGGAGTAAAGGAGCCCAAGTCAATCAACCTGAGAGATATCAGAAATTCAACCAGATTTTAACAGCTTTGTCACGAAAATTAGAACCACCTCAAACTTAA
- the BCAR3 gene encoding breast cancer anti-estrogen resistance protein 3 isoform X3 has product MAKDCNVFKTLTAALCCFYHRKSVIRVKFSKGKYTMETGTPEKLRKELEDELKLSSEDLRSHAWYHGCIPRQVSESLLQRDGDFLIRDSLSSPGNFVLTCQWKNTPHHFRIHKVAVRLNEACCRVQYQFERESFDTVPALVRYYVGNRKPVSEQSGAVVFQPINRSVPLRCTEERYITSPMGHKEGSDGKMDTLKRHSLGICKGQAQEQSLSRGNLLRNKEKSGSQPASLDHVQDRRRPLKAHQSESYLPIGSRHSSQISGTEAKLCPRSPVFRTGSEPTLSPTTGRRFTYEAPVGEALRGSDSQLCPKPPPKPSKVPSMKTTPPSPASWHSPETNYCELNPADPIDWEGTRPSFCLQGSPVEHQTASEKTGRASLRNSDMSYLNLDSEDSASQSSGDASSEQDEHVFAKPVYETESSFRPNEFESPLLLPENKPLEMLMLRRAKELFTNNHPRIIAKHILKVDCKVARILEVSAEMRKRMGVSSGLELITLPYGHQLRLDIIERHSTMAIGIAVDILGCTGNLEERVATLNKIIQVAVELKDSMGDLYAFSAIMKALDMHQITRLEQTWTSLRHQYTQTAIIYEKQLKPFSKALHEGRAAEGICAPQTNVTVPLLMPLVTLLERQTVIFEGLDMWENNDRGCEIMLNHLEASRLIAQNADRYRTNAERILEGFSPDDEMSDVFKTEFQMRLLWGSKGAQVNQPERYQKFNQILTALSRKLEPPQT; this is encoded by the exons TTTTCTAAGGGCAAGTATACCATGGAGACCGGGACACCAGAAAAGCTCAGGAAGGAGTTGGAAGACGAGCTGAAGTTAAGCAGTGAGGATCTGCGAAGTCATGCCTGGTATCATGGCTGCATTCCTCGACAG GTCTCTGAGAGCCTGCTACAGAGAGATGGAGATTTCCTGATCAGGGATTCGCTCTCGAGCCCGGGAAACTTTGTCCTCACCTGCCAGTGGAAGAACACACCTCATCATTTCAGAATCCATAAAGTCGCCGTCAGACTCAACGAGGCCTGCTGCCGGGTCCAGTATCAGTTTGAACGGGAGAGTTTTGACACCGTCCCTGCCCTGGTGAGGTACTATGTGGGGAACCGAAAGCCGGTGTCAGAGCAGAGCGGAGCTGTGGTTTTCCAGCCAATCAACCGAAGCGTCCCCCTGAGGTGCACAGAGGAGCGCTACATAACCTCCCCTATGGGACACAAGGAAGGCAGCGATGGGAAAATGGACACCCTGAAAAGGCACAGCCTCGGTATCTGCAAGGGGCAGGCTCAGGAGCAGAGTTTGAGCAGAGGCAATCTTTTAAG aaacaaagaaaaaagtggCAGCCAGCCGGCTAGCCTGGATCACGTGCAGGACAGGAGACGTCCTTTAAAGGCTCATCAGTCGGAGAGTTATCTTCCCATCG GCTCTAGACACTCATCTCAGATATCGGGAACAGAAGCAAAGTTGTGCCCAAGGTCCCCAGTGTTTAGAACAGGCAGCGAACCAACTCTAAGCCCGACCACGGGCCGGAGATTCACCTACGAGGCTCCTGTCGGGGAAGCTCTGCGCGGATCAGACAGCCAGCTGTGCCCTAAGCCACCGCCCAAACCTAGCAAAGTGCCCTCGATGAAGACGACGCCACCATCTCCCGCAAGCTGGCACAGCCCAGAAACAAACTACTGTGAACTGAACCCTGCCGACCCGATAGACTGGGAAGGAACGAGGCCGTCCTTCTGTCTGCAGGGCAGCCCGGTGGAGCACCAGACGGCGAGTGAAAAGACGGGGCGGGCCTCACTCAGAAACTCCGACATGAGCTACTTAAACCTGGACTCGGAGGACAGTGCTTCCCAGAGCTCGGGGGACGCGTCCTCGGAGCAGGATGAGCACGTGTTTGCCAAGCCGGTGTACGAGACGGAGTCTTCCTTTAGACCCAATGAATTTgaatcccctctcctcctccctgaaAACAAACCTCTAGAAATGCTGATGTTAAGAAGAGCGAAGGAGCTTTTCACCAACAACCATCCAAGGATTATTGCCAAACACATACTTAAAGTGGACTGTAAG gttgccagGATACTGGAGGTCTCTGCGGAGATGAGGAAGCGCATGGGAGTCAGCTCGGGGCTGGAACTTATCACTTTGCCTTACGGACACCAACTGCGCCTGGACATTATCGAAAG ACACAGTACCATGGCAATAGGTATAGCCGTGGATATTCTGGGCTGCACTGGAAATCTGGAGGAGAGGGTTGcgacattaaataaaatcattcAGGTGGCGGTGGAATTGAAAGACTCGATGGGAGACCTGTATGCATTTTCTGCTATCATGAAAGCACTGGATATGCACCAG ATCACGAGGTTAGAGCAAACCTGGACCAGTCTGAGGCATCAGTACACCCAGACGGCAATTATATATGAAAAGCAGTTAAAACCATTTAGCAAAGCTTTACATGAAGGAAGGG CTGCAGAAGGAATATGTGCTCCCCAGACTAACGTAACGGTGCCACTGCTCATGCCTCTGGTAACCCTCCTGGAGCGCCAGACAGTCATCTTTGAAGGACTGGACATGTGGGAAAACAATGACCGGGGCTGTGAAATCATGTTAAATCACCTGGAGGCCTCCCGTCTCATAGCCCAGAACGCTGACAGATACAGAACGAATGCAGAGAGGATCCTGGAAG GTTTCAGCCCAGATGATGAGATGAGTGATGTTTTTAAGACAGAATTTCAGATGAGATTGCTGTGGGGGAGTAAAGGAGCCCAAGTCAATCAACCTGAGAGATATCAGAAATTCAACCAGATTTTAACAGCTTTGTCACGAAAATTAGAACCACCTCAAACTTAA